A region of Lacinutrix sp. Hel_I_90 DNA encodes the following proteins:
- a CDS encoding glycosyltransferase family 4 protein: MSKKKVLVITYYWPPAGGPGVQRWLKFVKYLPEFDIQPIVYCPYNPIYPQKDESLLAEVSKDLIVLKQPINEPYKIANFLSKDSKTISKGIIPEEKKQSLAQKALLFIRGNFFIPDARKHWVKPSVRYLSTYIKDFDIETIITSGPPHSLHLIGLQLKEKTGVEWLADFRDPWTTIGYHKQLKLTNKSKSKHKALEEKVLNTADTIIVTSTNTKKEFSKITNKPIAVITNGYDIEKAEKTIMDSRFTVSHIGSLLSKRNPEILWKALSELIKENDDFAKSFKLNLVGSVGVAVLKSIEDYNLNNHLNVVGYVSHEEAVHFQKKSQVLLLIEIDSIETKAIIPGKLFEYMVSERPIIAIGPQGTDVEKIIKETNTGHYFNYDAATELKHQIFEHFNAFQQKNLKTNPIGLKKYSRKDLTKSLAQLIVK, translated from the coding sequence TTGAGTAAGAAAAAAGTTTTAGTCATTACCTATTATTGGCCACCAGCTGGAGGTCCAGGCGTACAACGTTGGCTAAAGTTTGTGAAATATTTACCTGAATTTGATATTCAACCCATAGTTTATTGCCCTTACAATCCCATTTACCCACAAAAAGATGAAAGTTTGTTAGCTGAAGTTTCAAAAGACTTAATTGTTTTAAAACAGCCTATTAATGAGCCTTACAAAATAGCTAACTTTTTATCAAAAGACAGCAAAACCATTAGTAAGGGCATTATTCCAGAAGAAAAGAAGCAGAGTTTGGCACAAAAAGCACTACTGTTTATTCGGGGTAATTTTTTTATTCCGGACGCTAGAAAGCATTGGGTGAAACCTTCAGTACGGTATTTGTCGACGTATATCAAGGACTTTGATATTGAAACGATTATTACGAGTGGCCCGCCACATAGTTTACACCTTATTGGTTTGCAATTAAAAGAAAAAACCGGCGTAGAGTGGCTGGCTGATTTTCGTGATCCATGGACAACGATAGGTTATCACAAGCAATTAAAATTAACTAATAAATCTAAAAGTAAGCACAAAGCATTAGAAGAAAAAGTGTTAAATACTGCTGATACTATTATAGTAACTAGTACGAATACCAAAAAAGAATTTTCTAAAATTACTAATAAGCCAATAGCGGTGATAACAAATGGCTACGATATAGAGAAAGCTGAAAAGACAATCATGGATTCTCGGTTTACAGTGTCGCATATCGGGTCATTATTATCAAAACGAAATCCTGAAATACTATGGAAAGCGCTCAGTGAATTAATTAAAGAAAACGATGATTTTGCTAAAAGTTTCAAATTGAACTTGGTTGGTTCTGTTGGAGTCGCCGTTCTAAAATCGATTGAAGATTATAATTTAAATAACCATCTAAATGTCGTAGGTTATGTGTCACATGAAGAGGCTGTTCATTTTCAAAAAAAATCACAAGTATTGTTACTCATCGAAATAGATTCTATAGAAACCAAAGCAATTATTCCTGGAAAATTATTTGAATATATGGTTTCGGAAAGACCTATTATAGCTATCGGACCACAAGGCACAGACGTCGAAAAAATAATTAAAGAAACAAACACAGGACATTATTTTAATTACGATGCTGCCACGGAGTTAAAACATCAAATTTTTGAACATTTTAACGCTTTTCAACAAAAGAATTTGAAAACAAACCCAATAGGCTTAAAAAAGTATAGTCGTAAAGACTTAACTAAATCATTAGCTCAGCTAATCGTTAAATAA
- a CDS encoding aminotransferase class I/II-fold pyridoxal phosphate-dependent enzyme, whose translation MKDLFAKIYKDKGPLGKWAEQAEGYFVFPKLEGQISNRMKFQGKDVITWSINDYLGLANHPEVRKVDAQAAADYGSAYPMGARMMSGHTELHDQLQNELAAFVSKEAAYLLNFGYQGIMSTIDALVAKDDIIVYDVDAHACIIDGVRLHMGKRFTYKHNDVESLEKNLERATKMAEQTGGGILVISEGVFGMRGEQGRLKEIVALKKKFNFRLLVDDAHGFGTLGKTGAGAGEEQGVQDEIDVYFATFAKSLASTGAFIAGDKEIMDYLKYNLRSQMFAKSLQMQLVVGALKRLDMLRSMPELKENLWKIVDALQSGLKDRGFDIGTTQSCVTPVYLNGSIPEAMALVRDLRENYGIFCSIVVYPVIPKGLILLRMIPTATHTLQDVSDTLDAFDAIRTRLENGTYKRLSAALIKAMGE comes from the coding sequence ATGAAAGATTTATTTGCAAAAATATACAAGGATAAAGGGCCTTTAGGAAAATGGGCGGAGCAGGCAGAAGGTTACTTTGTGTTTCCTAAGTTGGAAGGACAAATTTCTAACCGAATGAAATTTCAAGGAAAAGATGTTATTACTTGGAGTATTAATGACTACTTAGGCTTAGCAAACCATCCGGAGGTGCGTAAAGTTGATGCACAAGCTGCTGCAGATTATGGTTCTGCTTATCCAATGGGAGCAAGAATGATGTCTGGACACACAGAATTGCACGACCAATTACAAAATGAATTAGCAGCGTTTGTAAGTAAAGAAGCTGCTTATTTATTAAACTTTGGTTATCAGGGCATCATGTCTACCATTGATGCATTAGTCGCAAAAGACGATATTATAGTGTATGATGTAGACGCGCACGCTTGTATTATAGATGGTGTACGTTTGCATATGGGTAAACGTTTTACATACAAACATAATGACGTAGAAAGTTTAGAAAAAAACTTAGAGCGCGCTACGAAAATGGCAGAACAAACCGGAGGTGGTATTTTAGTTATTTCTGAAGGTGTATTTGGAATGCGAGGAGAGCAAGGGCGTTTAAAAGAAATCGTAGCACTCAAAAAGAAATTCAATTTCAGATTGTTGGTTGACGACGCTCACGGTTTTGGAACACTAGGAAAGACAGGAGCAGGAGCAGGTGAGGAGCAAGGTGTGCAAGATGAAATTGATGTGTATTTCGCAACATTTGCAAAATCTTTAGCTAGTACTGGTGCTTTTATCGCTGGTGATAAAGAAATTATGGACTATCTAAAGTATAACTTGCGTTCACAAATGTTTGCAAAATCATTACAAATGCAGTTAGTTGTTGGTGCACTTAAACGTTTAGATATGTTACGTAGCATGCCTGAATTGAAAGAGAACTTATGGAAAATTGTTGATGCATTACAATCTGGTTTAAAAGATAGAGGATTTGATATTGGTACCACACAAAGTTGTGTTACGCCAGTTTACTTAAACGGAAGTATTCCTGAAGCAATGGCCTTAGTAAGAGATTTACGTGAGAATTATGGTATTTTCTGTTCTATAGTGGTATATCCAGTAATACCAAAAGGATTAATTTTATTACGAATGATTCCAACAGCAACGCATACATTACAAGATGTTTCTGATACGTTAGATGCTTTTGATGCTATTAGAACAAGATTGGAGAATGGAACATATAAACGCCTGTCTGCAGCTTTAATAAAAGCAATGGGCGAGTAA
- a CDS encoding DUF4834 family protein, whose product MQLLRTILIILVIFYGFKILSRLFAPLFLKYLKKKAKQRFGGQFGGFQNERPQQKPQNEGEITIDKMPDNKTSNKTVGEYVDYEEID is encoded by the coding sequence ATGCAATTATTACGAACGATACTTATAATTTTGGTGATTTTTTATGGCTTCAAAATTTTGTCGAGACTTTTTGCGCCATTATTTTTAAAGTATCTTAAAAAAAAGGCGAAACAACGTTTTGGCGGCCAATTTGGTGGTTTTCAAAATGAAAGACCACAGCAAAAGCCTCAAAATGAAGGCGAAATCACTATTGATAAGATGCCTGATAATAAAACCTCAAACAAAACTGTTGGTGAATATGTAGATTACGAAGAAATTGATTAA
- a CDS encoding transporter — MFLRKQYLPLLVFAACISANAQYTEVINSNRPGVSRSAFSVGTNVVQFEAGPFTVKEEHTPLKYEVKGFGVDFAARYGLLFPQLEINIEGTYQNDTKTDFRSAISSEFGRANFKNLTLGAKYLIYDPYKNREDKVSIYSYHENKKFRWSDLIPAVAVYGGANYDLENNPYTAPGVEGFSPKVMIATQNNFSSGWVFIMNFSKDRIGTDYSDFQYILTLTKAISQQWVLFGETQGIQSDFYADNLFRFGGAYLWNENFQLDTALTFNTKDTPSVFGVNLGVSYRLDFHKDPGIDNGTSVEAEAERKANKKRKQTNDLDLPEGDTNRRKKTNSIDFDDED, encoded by the coding sequence ATGTTTTTAAGGAAACAATATCTACCACTCCTGGTTTTCGCGGCTTGCATTTCTGCGAATGCTCAATATACCGAAGTTATAAACTCTAATCGCCCTGGTGTTTCAAGATCAGCCTTTTCTGTTGGCACTAATGTTGTGCAGTTTGAAGCTGGACCTTTTACTGTTAAAGAAGAGCACACCCCTTTAAAATATGAAGTTAAAGGTTTTGGTGTTGATTTTGCTGCGCGTTATGGATTACTTTTTCCGCAATTGGAAATTAACATTGAAGGGACTTATCAAAATGACACGAAAACAGATTTTCGTTCTGCAATATCAAGTGAATTTGGACGCGCTAATTTTAAAAACCTCACTTTAGGAGCGAAGTATTTGATTTATGATCCCTATAAAAATCGCGAAGACAAAGTCAGTATATACAGCTATCACGAAAACAAAAAATTTAGATGGTCTGATTTAATTCCTGCCGTAGCCGTTTATGGTGGTGCTAACTATGATTTAGAAAACAACCCTTACACTGCTCCTGGCGTAGAAGGTTTTAGCCCGAAAGTCATGATTGCAACACAAAATAATTTTTCAAGTGGTTGGGTATTTATTATGAATTTTTCAAAAGATAGAATTGGTACAGATTATTCAGATTTTCAATATATTTTAACGCTCACGAAAGCTATAAGTCAGCAGTGGGTTTTATTTGGTGAGACACAAGGAATTCAAAGTGATTTTTATGCCGATAATTTATTTCGTTTTGGTGGTGCGTATTTATGGAATGAAAATTTCCAATTAGATACGGCTTTAACTTTTAATACAAAAGATACGCCTTCTGTTTTTGGAGTTAACCTTGGCGTGTCTTACCGTTTAGATTTTCATAAAGACCCAGGTATAGATAATGGTACATCTGTTGAAGCAGAAGCAGAACGAAAAGCTAATAAAAAAAGAAAACAGACGAATGATTTAGATTTACCTGAAGGTGACACTAATAGAAGAAAAAAAACAAACAGTATTGATTTTGATGATGAAGACTAG
- a CDS encoding YfhO family protein, giving the protein MQSILKKILPHLLVFAGFIILSLAYFSPVLQGKEILQSDIVQYNAMAKQQRDFKAETGEETYWTNSAFGGMPTYQLGARYPHHYIKKLDLALRFLPRPADYLLLYFVSFYILLLSLKVNFKLAALGALAFGFSTYLVIILGVGHNSKAHAIAYMPLVISGILLTFQRKYSLGFIVTALAMGLQLVANHFQMTYYLMLLVIVIGIVYLIDAYKKKVLPHFFKSIGILMVAVILAVGMNAANILATQEYVKESTRGQSEITINPDGSPKAAETGLPKEKITEYSYGGLETFNLFIPRLLGGGMSENVGEDSAFYDFYLAQGASPAQAKEAAESVPTYWGDQPIVEAPAYVGAVILFLFVFGLFLVKGRLKWWLVAGTLMSLLLSYGKNFGFLTDFFIDFVPLYDKFRAVTSIQVILELCIPVLAIFALVRLFNDYGKDEDKIKALKFSVLITAGMAVIFLISRYTGILGFNFEGARDASFKANYGKPFLDAIVSDRKMIFTKDTLRSLLLVLLSAITIYSFLKKKLSEVKVIIVFALLIVFDQVGVDRRYVNTENFVASRYVQKPFQTNKADKKIFSDNGHFRVYDISSGEGRASAQKVKEMTSGSLSAPYFHNTLNGYHAAKLKRFDALYDFYISRNNMNVLNMLNTKYIIAEDESQKPYPYLNEEANGNAWFIEVLQKVGSANDEILALEKIDNKKLAVYTSDNTLHPIYKLDSLASIKVVDYEPNYIKYESFNNNDGFAVFSEVYYGNGWKASIDDKSVPIQRVNYILRGLEIPKGKHTIVFKFEPEVVKTGSTIALASVAVLFLLLLGGLFYEFKNKKVE; this is encoded by the coding sequence ATGCAATCAATCTTAAAAAAAATCCTGCCACATCTACTCGTATTTGCTGGCTTCATAATACTTTCATTAGCTTATTTTAGTCCTGTTTTGCAAGGTAAAGAAATCCTGCAAAGTGACATTGTGCAGTACAATGCCATGGCAAAGCAACAACGTGACTTCAAAGCCGAAACCGGAGAAGAAACGTATTGGACAAACAGTGCCTTCGGAGGTATGCCTACCTATCAGTTAGGAGCAAGATATCCGCATCATTACATCAAGAAATTAGATTTGGCATTACGATTCTTACCACGTCCGGCAGATTATCTTTTGCTTTATTTTGTAAGTTTTTACATTTTACTTTTGAGTTTAAAAGTGAATTTTAAACTGGCCGCTCTAGGGGCTTTGGCCTTTGGTTTTTCAACTTATTTAGTAATTATTCTGGGTGTTGGACACAATAGTAAAGCACATGCTATTGCTTATATGCCATTGGTTATAAGTGGGATACTACTCACCTTTCAACGAAAATATAGTCTCGGATTTATTGTTACTGCACTAGCCATGGGTCTGCAATTGGTGGCAAATCATTTTCAAATGACCTATTATTTAATGCTACTCGTCATAGTTATAGGTATTGTTTATTTGATAGATGCCTATAAAAAGAAAGTGTTGCCACACTTTTTTAAGTCTATTGGGATTCTAATGGTAGCAGTAATTCTTGCCGTTGGGATGAATGCGGCAAATATTTTAGCAACCCAAGAGTATGTAAAAGAAAGTACCCGAGGCCAAAGTGAAATTACTATAAATCCAGATGGTTCGCCAAAAGCTGCTGAAACTGGATTACCAAAAGAAAAGATTACAGAGTATAGTTACGGCGGGTTAGAAACATTTAACTTGTTTATTCCAAGACTATTAGGTGGTGGTATGAGTGAGAATGTTGGAGAAGATTCTGCATTTTACGATTTTTATTTAGCACAAGGGGCTTCGCCTGCACAAGCTAAAGAAGCCGCTGAAAGTGTGCCAACGTATTGGGGAGATCAACCCATTGTTGAGGCTCCTGCTTATGTGGGTGCCGTCATACTCTTTTTATTTGTCTTTGGGCTGTTTTTAGTTAAAGGACGATTAAAATGGTGGTTAGTAGCTGGAACTCTAATGTCTCTTTTATTGTCTTATGGAAAGAATTTTGGTTTTCTAACCGACTTTTTTATTGATTTTGTGCCACTTTACGATAAGTTTAGAGCAGTCACTTCGATACAAGTAATCCTAGAATTGTGTATTCCTGTACTGGCAATTTTTGCCTTAGTACGCTTGTTTAATGACTACGGAAAGGATGAAGACAAAATTAAAGCTTTGAAATTCTCAGTACTAATTACAGCCGGAATGGCTGTAATATTTCTCATAAGTAGATATACAGGAATTTTAGGTTTTAATTTTGAAGGTGCACGTGACGCTTCTTTTAAAGCCAATTATGGGAAACCGTTTTTAGATGCTATTGTGTCAGATAGAAAAATGATTTTCACAAAAGACACTTTAAGAAGTTTACTTTTAGTATTACTTTCAGCAATAACTATTTACTCGTTTTTAAAGAAGAAGTTATCTGAGGTAAAAGTGATTATTGTATTTGCGCTTTTAATTGTATTCGATCAGGTAGGTGTAGACAGACGTTATGTGAATACTGAAAATTTTGTAGCATCGAGATATGTTCAAAAGCCGTTTCAAACCAATAAGGCAGATAAAAAAATCTTTTCAGATAATGGACATTTCAGAGTTTACGATATAAGCTCAGGGGAAGGTAGAGCCAGCGCACAAAAAGTAAAAGAAATGACCTCTGGGTCACTGAGTGCGCCATATTTTCACAATACGCTTAATGGTTACCATGCAGCAAAATTGAAGCGCTTTGATGCACTTTATGATTTTTATATTTCAAGAAACAACATGAATGTATTGAATATGTTGAATACAAAATACATTATAGCAGAAGATGAGTCTCAAAAACCATATCCGTACCTCAATGAAGAGGCTAATGGTAATGCTTGGTTTATAGAAGTATTACAAAAAGTAGGGTCGGCTAACGATGAAATACTCGCTTTAGAAAAAATAGACAATAAAAAACTTGCGGTCTATACTTCAGATAACACATTACATCCTATATATAAACTAGACTCTTTAGCGTCTATAAAAGTCGTAGATTACGAACCAAACTATATTAAATATGAGTCTTTTAATAATAACGATGGTTTTGCTGTTTTTTCAGAAGTCTATTATGGCAACGGTTGGAAAGCTTCAATAGATGATAAATCTGTTCCAATTCAAAGAGTCAATTATATTTTAAGAGGTTTGGAAATACCAAAAGGAAAACATACCATAGTCTTTAAATTTGAACCAGAGGTTGTGAAGACTGGAAGTACAATAGCTTTAGCCAGTGTTGCAGTATTGTTTTTATTGCTATTGGGAGGGTTGTTTTATGAGTTTAAAAACAAAAAAGTTGAGTAA
- a CDS encoding oligopeptidase B, with product MTKNNASFEAPMAKKIEKKLEIHDDIRVDNYFWMNDRDNQDVIDHLNSENKYTKEGLKHTDNFQKALFEEMKGRIKEDDSSVPYKLNGYWYITKFENGKDYPIYTRKKETLEAEEEILFDCNEMAKAYSYFRLAGISISPDNTMASFSVDTVSRRQYTLQIKNLKTGEIFLDKIENTTGSSTWANDNKTLFYVKKNEVTLRSDKIYKHKLYTEVAEDTLVYHEEDETFNSYVYKSKSKKYIIIGSSSTLTTEYRILKADTPDGEFKIFQPRERELEYSISHYGDSFYIITNKDNATNFKLLKTPETQTEKENWEEVLPHRKEVLLEDIEIFKEYLVVSERENGLNKIRIINWNGSEDYYLPFGNETYTANIGNNPDFNSETLRYTYNALTTPSSVIDYNFKTKRKEVKKEQEVLGGTFDKNNYESKRVWATARDGVKVPMSIVYKKGLALNGESPVLQYAYGSYGATIDPYFSTIRLSLLDRGFIYVIAHIRGGEYLGREWYENGKLLSKMNTFTDFVDCSKYLIENNYTSKEHLYAMGGSAGGLLIGAVINLNPELYKGVIAAVPFVDVVTTMLDDSIPLTTGEYDEWGNPNDKKYYDYMKSYSPYDNIEAKSYPNILVTTGLHDSQVQYFEPAKWVAKLREFKTDKNKLLFHIDMEAGHGGASGRFESLKEVALEYAFLLDLEGIDH from the coding sequence ATGACAAAAAATAACGCTTCTTTTGAAGCTCCAATGGCAAAAAAAATTGAAAAGAAATTAGAAATCCACGATGACATCAGGGTTGATAACTACTTTTGGATGAATGACAGAGACAATCAAGACGTTATTGATCATTTGAATTCAGAAAACAAATATACTAAGGAAGGACTCAAGCATACTGACAACTTTCAAAAGGCATTGTTTGAAGAAATGAAAGGCAGGATTAAGGAAGATGATAGCTCTGTGCCCTACAAATTAAATGGGTATTGGTACATTACTAAATTCGAAAATGGTAAAGATTATCCCATTTATACAAGAAAAAAAGAAACTTTAGAAGCAGAAGAAGAGATTCTTTTCGACTGTAATGAAATGGCTAAAGCGTATTCTTATTTTAGATTAGCAGGAATTTCTATAAGCCCAGATAATACTATGGCGAGTTTTTCGGTTGATACAGTAAGTCGTAGACAGTATACACTTCAAATTAAAAATTTAAAAACAGGTGAGATTTTTTTAGATAAAATTGAAAATACAACGGGTAGCTCTACTTGGGCAAATGATAATAAGACTTTATTTTATGTAAAAAAAAATGAAGTTACGCTGCGTTCAGATAAAATCTATAAACATAAATTGTATACAGAAGTAGCAGAAGATACTTTGGTGTATCATGAAGAAGATGAAACATTCAATTCCTACGTATACAAATCAAAGTCTAAAAAATACATCATTATAGGATCTTCTAGCACACTCACAACAGAGTATCGCATTTTAAAGGCCGATACTCCAGATGGTGAATTTAAAATTTTCCAGCCAAGAGAACGTGAATTGGAATATTCAATTTCCCATTATGGTGATAGCTTCTACATCATAACTAATAAAGATAATGCAACCAATTTTAAACTTTTAAAAACACCCGAAACCCAAACAGAGAAAGAAAATTGGGAAGAGGTATTACCACATAGAAAAGAAGTGCTTTTAGAAGATATAGAGATATTTAAAGAATATCTTGTGGTTAGTGAGCGTGAAAATGGTTTAAATAAAATTCGTATTATAAATTGGAATGGGAGTGAAGACTACTATCTCCCATTTGGTAATGAAACCTATACTGCAAATATAGGCAATAACCCAGATTTTAACAGTGAAACATTACGTTATACTTATAACGCTTTGACTACCCCGAGTTCTGTTATTGACTACAACTTTAAAACAAAACGTAAAGAAGTAAAAAAAGAGCAGGAAGTTTTAGGCGGAACCTTTGATAAAAATAATTATGAATCTAAGCGTGTTTGGGCTACTGCAAGAGATGGTGTAAAAGTACCAATGTCAATTGTCTACAAAAAAGGCCTTGCATTAAATGGAGAAAGTCCTGTGCTACAATATGCCTATGGCTCTTATGGCGCAACCATAGATCCTTATTTTTCAACAATTAGATTAAGCCTTTTAGACCGTGGTTTTATATATGTGATTGCGCATATTCGTGGGGGTGAATATTTAGGTCGTGAATGGTACGAAAACGGTAAACTTTTATCTAAAATGAATACGTTCACAGATTTTGTAGACTGTTCAAAATATTTAATTGAAAACAATTATACGTCTAAAGAACATTTGTATGCTATGGGTGGAAGTGCTGGCGGTTTATTAATAGGTGCAGTTATAAATCTAAACCCTGAATTGTATAAAGGCGTCATTGCAGCTGTTCCTTTTGTAGATGTTGTAACCACGATGTTAGATGATAGTATTCCACTTACAACAGGTGAATATGATGAATGGGGAAACCCCAACGATAAGAAATATTACGACTATATGAAGTCGTATTCTCCTTATGACAATATTGAAGCAAAGTCTTATCCAAATATTTTGGTGACTACGGGATTACATGATTCTCAAGTACAATATTTTGAACCTGCAAAATGGGTTGCTAAATTGAGAGAATTTAAAACAGATAAAAATAAGTTATTATTTCATATAGATATGGAAGCGGGTCATGGTGGTGCTTCTGGACGATTTGAAAGTCTAAAAGAAGTGGCGTTGGAATATGCTTTTTTATTAGATTTAGAAGGAATTGACCATTAA
- a CDS encoding PLP-dependent cysteine synthase family protein, with the protein MAHDKQVFDNVLDLIGNTPMIKLKRMTSEFKGNFLAKVEAFNPGHSSKDRIALYIIEQAEKQGIIKPGDTIIETTSGNTGFSIAMVSVIKGYDCILAVSSKSSADKIDMLKNMGAKVYVCPANVSADDPRSYYQVAKRLHDEIKGSVYINQYFNQLNIDAHYASTGPEIWKQTEGKITHLVACSGTGGTISGTAKYLKEQNPNIKIIGVDAFGSVLKKYHETREFDEKEIYPYRIEGLGKNLIPTATDFDIIDKFVKVTDEESAHTAREITKTEGLFVGYTSGAAMQAVKQLSAEGEFKATDNVVIIFPDHGSRYMSKVYSDKWMNAQGFFDSKNEEAAQAIQYIK; encoded by the coding sequence ATGGCACACGACAAGCAAGTTTTTGACAATGTATTGGACTTAATTGGCAATACACCAATGATAAAACTAAAAAGAATGACATCTGAGTTTAAAGGTAACTTTTTAGCTAAAGTTGAAGCTTTTAATCCAGGGCACTCTTCTAAAGATAGAATTGCATTATATATTATAGAACAAGCAGAAAAGCAAGGTATTATTAAACCTGGCGACACAATTATTGAAACAACTTCTGGAAATACAGGTTTTAGTATTGCCATGGTTAGTGTTATTAAAGGGTACGATTGCATTTTAGCAGTGAGTTCTAAATCTTCAGCAGATAAAATTGACATGCTAAAAAACATGGGCGCTAAAGTCTATGTTTGTCCGGCAAATGTGAGCGCAGATGACCCGAGATCCTATTATCAGGTTGCAAAACGCTTACATGATGAAATTAAAGGATCGGTTTATATCAATCAATATTTCAATCAATTAAATATTGATGCTCATTATGCTTCTACAGGTCCAGAAATTTGGAAACAAACGGAAGGAAAAATCACTCATTTAGTAGCATGTAGCGGAACAGGAGGTACTATTTCTGGTACCGCAAAGTATTTAAAAGAGCAAAACCCAAATATTAAAATTATAGGAGTCGATGCTTTTGGATCAGTATTAAAAAAATATCACGAAACCAGAGAATTTGATGAAAAGGAAATTTATCCTTATAGAATTGAAGGTTTAGGTAAAAACTTAATACCAACGGCGACAGATTTTGATATCATAGATAAATTTGTAAAAGTAACGGATGAAGAAAGCGCACATACGGCACGTGAAATAACAAAAACGGAAGGCTTATTTGTTGGATACACATCAGGAGCTGCTATGCAAGCGGTAAAGCAATTAAGTGCAGAAGGTGAGTTTAAAGCAACAGATAATGTGGTTATTATTTTTCCAGATCACGGCTCGCGATATATGAGTAAGGTGTACAGCGACAAATGGATGAATGCTCAAGGCTTTTTTGATAGTAAAAACGAGGAGGCGGCACAAGCCATACAATACATTAAATAA
- a CDS encoding YbaB/EbfC family nucleoid-associated protein, giving the protein MFGDLMGMMGKLKETQQKVEETKTRLDSVLIDEQSNDGLLKVTLTANRTLKSIDIDDSLLEDKEQLEDYLILILNKAIENATHVNEAEIAAVAKDGMPNIPGMDMFK; this is encoded by the coding sequence ATGTTTGGAGATTTAATGGGAATGATGGGCAAATTAAAAGAAACCCAACAAAAAGTAGAAGAAACAAAAACACGGTTAGACTCGGTTTTAATAGATGAGCAAAGTAATGATGGCCTATTAAAAGTCACACTCACGGCGAACAGGACACTCAAATCTATTGATATTGATGATTCTCTTTTAGAAGATAAGGAGCAACTTGAGGACTATTTAATATTGATTTTGAATAAGGCTATTGAGAATGCGACTCATGTTAACGAAGCAGAAATAGCTGCTGTTGCTAAAGATGGCATGCCAAATATTCCAGGAATGGACATGTTTAAATAA